In the genome of Candidatus Omnitrophota bacterium, one region contains:
- the argC gene encoding N-acetyl-gamma-glutamyl-phosphate reductase yields MINAGIVGASGYTGETLLGILLKHPFVRLSYLSRGQDKEQKISELFPKFEKISGLSCGPTDIKQIKEKCDVVFLAMPHTASMSLVPKLISCGKKVIDLSADYRITDYRLYEKSYQVKHTDKANLKQAVYGLPELYRNKIKTASLIANPGCYPTAAVLALAPLLGLGVIEKDNIIIDAKSGISGAGKKMSEGFLFNEANEDFKAYKVNSHQHAPEINQILSRLTGRKTEIIFVPHLLPLYRGILETIYVKRSEVRGRKSKGNIIELYKKFYKDEPFVRIKKDAEFPRLKDVQGTNFCDIGIKDCGSNIIIISAIDNLIKGASGQAVQNMNIMYNFPQETALL; encoded by the coding sequence ATGATCAATGCCGGAATTGTCGGGGCAAGCGGTTATACCGGAGAAACCCTTTTAGGTATTCTTCTGAAGCACCCCTTTGTGCGCTTAAGTTATCTTTCCCGGGGCCAGGATAAAGAACAGAAGATATCTGAGCTGTTTCCTAAATTTGAGAAAATAAGCGGCCTCTCCTGCGGGCCGACGGATATCAAGCAAATAAAAGAAAAATGCGATGTGGTTTTCTTGGCTATGCCGCATACCGCTTCCATGAGCCTGGTGCCGAAGCTTATTTCTTGCGGCAAAAAGGTCATAGATTTAAGCGCGGATTATCGCATAACCGATTATAGGCTTTACGAGAAATCTTATCAGGTTAAGCATACGGATAAGGCCAATTTAAAGCAGGCAGTTTACGGACTGCCGGAGCTTTATCGCAATAAAATAAAAACCGCCAGTTTAATCGCCAACCCCGGATGTTATCCCACAGCGGCAGTTTTGGCATTAGCGCCGCTTTTGGGCCTTGGGGTTATAGAAAAAGACAATATTATTATAGACGCTAAGTCCGGGATAAGCGGCGCAGGGAAGAAAATGTCGGAGGGATTTTTGTTTAACGAGGCCAATGAGGATTTTAAGGCCTATAAGGTAAACAGCCATCAGCATGCTCCGGAGATAAATCAGATCTTGTCACGGCTGACAGGCAGGAAGACAGAAATTATTTTTGTGCCGCATCTTTTGCCTTTGTATAGGGGGATATTGGAAACTATATATGTAAAGAGGTCGGAAGTCAGAGGTCGGAAGTCAAAAGGCAATATAATCGAGTTGTATAAGAAATTCTATAAGGATGAGCCGTTTGTCAGGATTAAGAAGGACGCGGAATTCCCGCGCCTAAAAGATGTGCAGGGGACAAATTTCTGCGATATCGGGATAAAGGATTGCGGAAGTAATATTATTATTATTTCTGCTATTGATAACCTGATCAAGGGGGCTTCTGGACAGGCAGTGCAGAATATGAATATTATGTATAACTTTCCTCAAGAGACCGCGCTTCTATGA
- the argJ gene encoding bifunctional glutamate N-acetyltransferase/amino-acid acetyltransferase ArgJ, giving the protein MIKFYSKAILPAGFKANAVSCGLKKSGKPDLAFFYSNVPAKASCVFTSNTLAAAPVILSRRFLKENKSGYYGIIVNSGNANCFTGKNGMQDALNMASYSAQNLGVDKESVLVASTGIIGKRLDIAKIKKALPNLIGGLSLRGMDFAKKAIMTTDTFAKEVTAVINIGKEKVAICAIAKGAGMIAPDMATMLCFIFTDADIKQKTLDKSLARAIEKSFNCISVDGCMSTNDSVMVLANGCSCRVDKNKRSLELFSQALDKVCLELAKMIVKDGEGATKFIQIDVTGASSGKEAKVAALAIANSALFKTAMYGCNPNFGRVVSAVGSCGIKVDEAKLQVKLSPLDQKNIKVSVDLGKGKAKSTVYTCDMTPAYVRINAEYN; this is encoded by the coding sequence ATGATAAAGTTTTATTCAAAAGCTATTCTTCCGGCTGGATTCAAGGCCAATGCTGTTTCTTGCGGGCTGAAGAAAAGCGGCAAGCCGGATTTGGCTTTTTTCTATTCCAATGTTCCGGCAAAGGCAAGCTGTGTGTTTACCTCTAATACCCTAGCGGCAGCGCCAGTTATTTTATCCCGTAGGTTTCTTAAAGAAAATAAGTCTGGCTATTATGGGATCATTGTTAATAGCGGCAATGCCAATTGTTTTACCGGTAAAAACGGCATGCAGGATGCCTTGAACATGGCCTCTTATTCTGCGCAGAATTTGGGGGTAGATAAAGAAAGTGTCCTTGTTGCTTCTACCGGTATTATTGGCAAGAGACTTGATATTGCTAAAATCAAAAAGGCGCTGCCTAATTTAATTGGCGGCTTATCGCTTCGCGGCATGGATTTTGCCAAGAAGGCGATTATGACTACTGATACTTTTGCCAAAGAGGTTACCGCGGTAATAAATATTGGCAAAGAAAAGGTTGCTATCTGTGCAATAGCCAAAGGCGCGGGGATGATCGCTCCGGACATGGCGACGATGCTCTGTTTTATTTTTACTGACGCGGATATCAAACAAAAAACATTGGATAAAAGCTTGGCGCGTGCTATAGAGAAATCTTTTAATTGTATAAGCGTTGATGGGTGCATGAGCACGAATGACAGCGTTATGGTTTTGGCTAATGGTTGTTCTTGTAGAGTAGATAAAAATAAGAGATCATTGGAGTTATTTAGCCAAGCGCTGGATAAGGTATGCCTGGAATTAGCCAAGATGATTGTCAAAGACGGCGAAGGGGCAACTAAATTCATTCAGATTGATGTAACAGGCGCATCCTCGGGAAAAGAAGCAAAGGTCGCAGCTTTAGCGATTGCTAATTCCGCGTTATTTAAAACCGCGATGTATGGGTGTAATCCTAATTTTGGCAGGGTTGTATCTGCGGTTGGTTCTTGCGGGATAAAAGTTGATGAAGCTAAGTTGCAAGTTAAGTTAAGCCCGCTTGATCAAAAGAATATCAAGGTGTCAGTTGATTTAGGAAAAGGCAAGGCAAAAAGCACTGTTTATACCTGCGATATGACGCCTGCTTATGTTAGAATAAACGCAGAATATAATTAA
- the argB gene encoding acetylglutamate kinase has translation MEEAIRKAHVLIEALPYIKRFHKKTIVIKYGGSILGDDKIRHAVLEDIVFLNFMGLRPVLVHGGGPNISERMRSTGKKAEFVEGMRVTDKETLEVVEEELRKLNDMIVEEIIAMEAKAVGLNGKNDIIQAVKKQAAVDLGFVGDIKSVNPEHILDALRSDKIPVILPMGKGSDKHTYNINADETASQVACFLKAEKLVLLTNVKGIMRNSEDAHSFISTITTREVEGLIKENIIQQGMIPKVNACIQALQAGVKKTHIIDARTQHALLLEIFTDQGIGTEIIQE, from the coding sequence ATGGAAGAAGCAATTAGAAAGGCGCATGTTTTAATCGAGGCATTGCCATATATCAAGAGGTTCCATAAGAAAACCATAGTGATAAAATACGGCGGCAGTATTTTAGGCGATGATAAGATCCGCCACGCAGTATTGGAAGATATAGTTTTTTTGAATTTTATGGGCTTGCGCCCGGTTTTAGTGCATGGCGGCGGGCCAAATATAAGCGAGCGCATGCGTTCTACCGGGAAGAAAGCGGAATTTGTAGAAGGTATGCGCGTAACTGATAAAGAAACCCTTGAAGTCGTGGAAGAAGAATTGCGCAAGCTAAACGATATGATCGTTGAGGAAATAATCGCTATGGAGGCAAAGGCTGTAGGCTTAAACGGCAAGAATGATATTATACAGGCGGTGAAGAAACAGGCGGCAGTGGATTTAGGTTTTGTCGGAGATATTAAATCCGTAAACCCGGAACATATTTTAGATGCTTTGCGTTCTGATAAAATCCCGGTTATTTTGCCCATGGGCAAAGGAAGCGATAAGCATACCTATAATATCAATGCTGATGAAACCGCATCCCAGGTAGCCTGTTTTCTTAAGGCGGAGAAACTGGTGCTTTTAACTAACGTCAAAGGCATTATGCGTAATTCCGAAGACGCGCATTCTTTTATCTCCACAATTACTACCCGCGAGGTTGAGGGTTTGATAAAAGAAAATATCATCCAGCAGGGCATGATACCTAAGGTCAATGCCTGTATCCAGGCATTGCAAGCAGGGGTTAAGAAGACGCATATTATTGACGCCAGGACCCAGCATGCATTGTTGCTTGAAATCTTCACTGATCAGGGCATTGGAACAGAAATAATACAGGAGTAA
- a CDS encoding aspartate aminotransferase family protein has product MKLEEVFQSYSDFIMPTYAKTPLVFVKGKGSFLWDIHSKKYLDFFPGWGVGSMGHCHAKVVQAIREQAAKLIFVPNNYYTLAQAKLAKKLVSLAFPSKVFFCNSGAEANEAAIKFSRKFGNGRYEIITFQDSFHGRTAGALAATGQKKYQEGFQPLLSGFKLAQFNNLDSVKSLINPDTVAIMLELIQGEGGVNVAGLDFIKALREICDQNKLLLIVDEVQTGIGRTGKFFAYQHYGIIPDIITLAKALGAGLPIGAMLVKKEIADILTSGTHASTFGGGAVVCASSLAVLKAMRDEDILSNVRDAGEYLFEMAFKLKEKYNIIQDVRGRGLMLGIQLKCPGKDIVAKCMQKGLLINCTHDTVLRLMPALNVTKKQIGQGMRILEDVIKKAKS; this is encoded by the coding sequence ATGAAGTTAGAGGAAGTATTTCAATCTTACAGCGATTTTATAATGCCTACTTACGCTAAAACCCCGCTTGTCTTTGTCAAGGGCAAGGGCAGTTTTCTTTGGGATATCCATAGCAAGAAATATTTGGATTTTTTCCCGGGATGGGGCGTAGGAAGCATGGGCCATTGCCATGCTAAGGTGGTGCAGGCGATAAGGGAGCAGGCCGCGAAACTTATTTTTGTGCCTAATAATTATTATACCCTGGCGCAGGCAAAGTTAGCAAAAAAACTTGTTAGTTTAGCCTTTCCCTCTAAAGTATTTTTCTGCAATTCTGGGGCTGAAGCCAATGAAGCCGCGATAAAGTTTAGCCGTAAGTTCGGCAATGGAAGATATGAGATCATAACCTTTCAGGATTCTTTCCACGGGCGCACCGCTGGGGCATTGGCTGCCACGGGCCAGAAAAAATATCAAGAAGGTTTTCAGCCGCTTTTATCAGGCTTTAAGCTGGCGCAGTTTAATAATTTAGATTCGGTGAAATCTCTGATTAATCCCGATACGGTTGCGATTATGTTGGAGCTTATCCAGGGAGAGGGCGGAGTTAACGTTGCCGGTTTAGATTTTATCAAGGCCTTAAGGGAAATTTGCGACCAGAATAAGCTTCTTTTGATCGTGGACGAAGTGCAAACTGGGATTGGCAGGACGGGGAAGTTTTTTGCTTATCAGCATTATGGGATAATCCCTGATATAATTACTTTAGCCAAGGCCTTAGGCGCAGGTTTGCCGATAGGGGCTATGTTAGTCAAAAAAGAAATTGCTGATATATTAACATCCGGAACACACGCTTCTACTTTTGGCGGGGGTGCGGTAGTTTGCGCCTCAAGCCTGGCGGTTTTAAAGGCCATGCGCGATGAAGATATTCTTAGTAATGTGCGTGATGCAGGGGAATATCTTTTTGAGATGGCTTTTAAGTTAAAGGAAAAATATAATATTATCCAAGATGTCAGAGGCAGGGGATTGATGCTAGGCATACAGCTTAAATGCCCGGGTAAGGATATTGTTGCAAAATGCATGCAGAAGGGGCTTCTTATTAATTGCACGCATGATACAGTATTACGGTTAATGCCGGCCCTTAATGTTACCAAGAAACAGATAGGCCAGGGGATGAGAATATTAGAAGACGTAATTAAGAAAGCGAAAAGTTAA
- the argF gene encoding ornithine carbamoyltransferase — protein MKKDLISIKDLSSAEINQLFDLTAQLKRNKNKFSRVLSGKTLALIFQKPSNRTRVSFEVGMYQLGGNSIYLSPGEINLGVRESIPDAAKTLSRYVDGIVLRTFAHKNVIELAKYADIPVINGLSDFSHPCQALADIYTVVEKLENVKGKTLAYVGDGNNVCNSLLFICAKTGMNINVAAPVGYKPDRAVVEQAENIALPNKSKVSIFSDPLKAVKGSDVIYTDVWTSMGQEKEALNRLKAFKGFQINQRLLAHAKKGVLVMHCLPAHRGEEITGEVMDSKNSVVFDQAENRMHVQKAVLIKLLKQL, from the coding sequence ATGAAAAAAGATTTAATTTCCATAAAAGATTTATCATCTGCAGAGATAAATCAGCTTTTTGATTTGACTGCGCAATTAAAAAGGAACAAGAATAAATTCTCTCGGGTTTTAAGCGGAAAGACTTTGGCCCTGATTTTCCAAAAGCCCTCAAACCGCACGCGGGTTTCTTTTGAAGTGGGGATGTATCAGCTGGGAGGAAATTCCATATATTTATCCCCGGGAGAGATAAACCTTGGGGTCAGGGAATCTATCCCGGATGCGGCTAAAACTCTTTCCCGTTATGTGGATGGGATTGTTTTAAGGACTTTTGCGCATAAAAACGTGATTGAATTGGCTAAATATGCGGATATCCCTGTAATAAACGGTTTATCGGATTTTTCTCATCCCTGCCAGGCGCTGGCGGATATCTATACGGTTGTTGAGAAATTAGAAAATGTGAAGGGAAAAACCTTAGCTTATGTGGGCGACGGAAACAATGTTTGTAATTCGCTTTTATTTATTTGCGCCAAGACCGGCATGAACATTAATGTTGCTGCGCCTGTTGGCTATAAGCCTGATAGAGCGGTGGTGGAGCAAGCAGAAAATATCGCCCTGCCCAATAAAAGCAAAGTTAGCATTTTTAGCGATCCCTTAAAGGCTGTTAAGGGCTCGGATGTTATTTATACCGATGTTTGGACCAGCATGGGGCAGGAAAAAGAGGCCTTAAACAGGCTCAAGGCTTTTAAAGGCTTTCAGATTAATCAGCGGCTTTTGGCGCATGCCAAGAAGGGTGTCCTTGTTATGCATTGCCTGCCCGCGCACAGAGGCGAGGAAATTACCGGAGAAGTTATGGACAGCAAAAATTCAGTAGTTTTTGATCAGGCGGAAAACCGCATGCACGTGCAGAAAGCAGTGTTGATTAAACTGTTAAAACAGCTGTAA
- a CDS encoding argininosuccinate synthase — MKKVVLAYSGGLDTSCIVRWLKDKGYEVICFTADLGQGLGSGEDLSAIEKRAYAAGASKFFIKDLQDEFVRDFVAPALKANAIYEGKYLLATALGRPLIAKHLVELAHKEKAQAIAHGCTGKGNDQVRLEVAASILDPKLEIIAPVRDWEFKSREEEIDYALKNSIPIDVTKKKPYSIDRNIWGISIESGILENLQQEPPEDAYLITKTQSGGSSYPKYIEIYFEDGVPKKIEGKSYKLKDLISQLNETGGAYGVGRSDVIENRLVGIKSREIYEAPAATMLHIAHRELESLVLDRELAHFKEIIALKYSELVYYGLWYSPLKEALDGFIESTQKLVTGSIKLKLFKGSCVAVGRSSKNSLYRKELATYGKEDKFDQKLAEGFIKIWGMPYKR, encoded by the coding sequence ATGAAGAAAGTTGTATTAGCTTATTCGGGCGGTTTAGACACTTCTTGTATCGTGCGTTGGCTAAAGGATAAGGGTTATGAAGTTATTTGTTTTACCGCGGATTTGGGCCAGGGTTTAGGCAGCGGCGAGGATTTATCGGCAATTGAAAAAAGAGCATACGCTGCCGGGGCAAGCAAGTTCTTTATTAAAGACCTGCAGGATGAATTTGTCCGGGATTTTGTTGCTCCAGCCTTAAAGGCCAATGCCATATATGAAGGCAAATACCTTTTGGCTACCGCATTAGGCAGGCCTTTAATTGCCAAGCATCTGGTAGAGTTGGCGCATAAAGAAAAGGCTCAGGCAATCGCCCATGGCTGTACCGGCAAAGGCAACGATCAGGTCAGGCTTGAAGTTGCCGCTTCTATACTGGATCCCAAGCTTGAGATTATCGCCCCGGTGCGTGATTGGGAATTTAAATCCCGCGAAGAAGAAATAGACTACGCGCTTAAAAATAGCATTCCGATAGATGTTACCAAAAAAAAGCCTTACAGCATTGACCGCAATATTTGGGGGATCAGCATTGAGTCCGGGATATTAGAAAATTTGCAGCAGGAGCCACCGGAGGATGCGTATCTTATCACTAAGACTCAAAGCGGCGGTTCCAGCTATCCTAAATACATAGAAATTTATTTTGAAGATGGAGTGCCTAAGAAAATAGAAGGCAAAAGTTATAAATTAAAAGATCTGATCAGCCAGCTTAATGAAACCGGCGGCGCCTATGGCGTGGGCAGGTCGGATGTGATTGAAAACCGCCTTGTGGGCATTAAGTCCCGGGAAATTTATGAAGCCCCTGCTGCGACAATGCTTCATATCGCGCATCGCGAGCTGGAGTCGCTTGTTCTGGATAGAGAGTTGGCGCATTTTAAAGAAATAATCGCTTTAAAATATTCAGAGCTTGTCTATTACGGCTTATGGTATTCTCCTTTAAAAGAGGCGCTCGATGGCTTTATTGAATCTACCCAAAAATTGGTAACCGGTTCAATAAAGTTGAAGCTTTTTAAGGGCAGCTGTGTTGCGGTAGGCAGGTCTTCTAAAAATTCTTTGTATAGAAAAGAATTAGCTACATACGGGAAAGAAGATAAGTTTGATCAAAAGTTAGCAGAAGGTTTTATTAAGATTTGGGGAATGCCGTATAAGAGATGA
- the argH gene encoding argininosuccinate lyase → MAKKLWGGRFKKQIDADFYNFQKSIQYDYKLAEYDIYHSMIHINALAHTGVLNPSEAKRLRAGLSAVLSEVKSGNFKYDPACEDIHTYIQNKLESKVGEVALKMHSFRSRNDQVVFDEKYYCLSQGSRIFKLLTELKKSFLWLANAYKYDYFVGYTHTQRAQIVKFSDYLLSFLEMFNQDAERLQIYLDNLKVYIGSGALAGSFIKKDDYQKAIKECADKISQDLPLRISSAHNSLNNVSNRDFIIELLSIFAILQMHLSRLAEDFILYSTREFNYLNLPEEFCTGSSLMPHKKNPDFLELVRGYTGKVYGDLFSLLTTMKGLPLTYNRDMQLDKEPLFSSTQVVLEELLIMSKFVKKVTLNKEAVTRALEDETLYATEIAEYLVSKGVPFRTAHEIVGKIIRYCEDNNIKIQHLSDDPLKNFSQYLSSQKIKKIFDPGYATSLKRSTKD, encoded by the coding sequence ATGGCTAAGAAATTATGGGGGGGAAGGTTTAAGAAGCAGATAGACGCTGATTTCTATAATTTCCAGAAGTCTATTCAGTATGACTATAAGCTTGCTGAATATGATATCTACCACTCCATGATCCATATCAATGCCCTGGCGCATACGGGAGTGTTAAACCCTTCTGAAGCCAAGAGACTGCGGGCGGGATTAAGCGCGGTTCTTTCGGAGGTTAAAAGCGGCAATTTTAAATATGACCCTGCCTGCGAAGATATCCATACTTATATTCAGAATAAACTTGAAAGCAAGGTAGGGGAAGTCGCGCTTAAAATGCACAGTTTTCGTTCCAGAAATGATCAGGTGGTTTTTGATGAAAAATATTATTGCCTTTCGCAGGGATCAAGGATATTTAAACTCTTAACAGAGTTAAAAAAGTCGTTTTTATGGCTTGCTAACGCTTATAAGTATGATTATTTTGTTGGTTATACCCATACCCAGCGGGCGCAGATCGTGAAATTTTCTGATTATCTGCTCAGCTTCCTGGAAATGTTTAATCAGGACGCAGAGAGGCTTCAGATATATCTGGATAATCTGAAGGTTTATATCGGATCAGGCGCTTTAGCCGGAAGCTTCATCAAGAAAGATGATTATCAGAAGGCGATCAAGGAGTGCGCGGATAAGATCTCACAGGACCTGCCGCTTAGGATATCATCGGCGCACAACTCTTTGAATAACGTCAGCAACCGGGATTTTATCATTGAGCTATTAAGTATCTTTGCTATTTTGCAGATGCATCTGTCGCGTTTAGCCGAGGATTTTATCCTTTATTCCACAAGAGAATTTAATTACCTGAACCTGCCCGAAGAATTTTGCACTGGCTCAAGCTTGATGCCGCACAAGAAGAATCCAGATTTCTTAGAATTGGTACGCGGGTATACCGGTAAAGTATATGGGGATCTGTTTTCCTTATTGACTACGATGAAGGGTTTGCCGCTTACTTATAACCGGGATATGCAGCTTGATAAAGAGCCGCTTTTTTCTTCAACGCAAGTTGTCTTGGAAGAGCTTTTGATCATGTCTAAGTTCGTCAAAAAGGTCACCTTAAACAAAGAAGCTGTTACGCGCGCGCTAGAAGATGAGACTCTTTATGCCACTGAAATCGCGGAATATTTAGTTTCTAAGGGCGTCCCCTTTAGGACTGCGCATGAAATAGTAGGCAAGATCATCCGTTATTGCGAGGATAACAATATAAAGATACAACATTTAAGCGATGACCCTTTAAAGAATTTCTCGCAGTATTTGAGTTCACAAAAGATCAAGAAAATCTTTGATCCGGGTTATGCCACAAGTTTAAAAAGGTCAACAAAGGATTAA
- the lysA gene encoding diaminopimelate decarboxylase: MHYFQYKNNRLFCEDADIQELAVKHGTPLYLYSYKTLVDHFVKLTDAFSEIDALICYSVKANSNLSILKALVKKGAGLDIVSGGELFRALRAGCPPERIVYASVGKTAQEIKQALQKGILFFNVESIPELENINRIAGNLNKTARVALRINPDVEAKTHKYITTGKLTNKFGIDLESARRIFGRSAEFPNLRICGIHIHIGSQITQSAPFVAAIRKIAVFIDSLKKDGICLQYLNIGGGLGIVYNKETPQTAAIYASKVMGLLKKTGLKIILEPGRFIVGNSGILLAKVLYVKKTFKKNFIIVDAAMNDLIRPALYEAYHEILPLVRFQGGKPKAKSQKFDVVGPICESGDYFAKGRLLPQIKEGDYLAIMSAGAYGFSMSSNYNSRCRAQEVMVVGKKDFVIRNREIREDLIRNEKIPQFLRRK, encoded by the coding sequence ATGCATTATTTCCAATATAAAAATAACCGCCTTTTTTGCGAAGACGCTGATATCCAGGAGCTGGCTGTTAAACACGGCACTCCGCTGTATCTGTACAGCTATAAGACTTTAGTCGACCACTTTGTGAAATTAACAGATGCCTTCAGTGAAATTGACGCGCTTATTTGTTATTCGGTGAAAGCAAATTCAAACTTAAGCATTCTAAAGGCGCTTGTCAAGAAAGGCGCAGGGCTTGATATAGTTTCAGGAGGAGAATTGTTCCGCGCGCTTCGTGCCGGCTGTCCCCCTGAAAGGATCGTCTATGCATCGGTGGGCAAAACCGCTCAGGAGATAAAACAGGCTTTACAGAAAGGTATTTTATTCTTTAATGTGGAATCTATCCCGGAGCTTGAGAATATTAACCGCATAGCAGGTAATTTAAATAAAACTGCCCGGGTAGCTCTGCGTATCAATCCCGACGTTGAAGCCAAGACCCATAAATACATTACTACCGGAAAACTTACCAATAAATTCGGTATTGACCTTGAAAGCGCGCGCAGGATATTCGGCAGGTCAGCTGAATTTCCTAATCTGCGCATTTGCGGTATTCACATCCACATCGGCTCTCAAATCACTCAAAGCGCTCCGTTTGTGGCGGCGATAAGGAAAATAGCAGTGTTTATCGATTCCTTGAAGAAAGACGGCATTTGTCTGCAGTATTTGAACATTGGAGGGGGTTTAGGCATTGTTTATAATAAAGAAACTCCGCAGACAGCCGCTATATACGCTAGCAAGGTTATGGGTTTGCTTAAGAAGACAGGTTTGAAGATTATTCTGGAGCCGGGAAGGTTTATCGTCGGTAATAGCGGGATATTATTGGCAAAGGTTTTGTATGTCAAAAAAACATTTAAGAAGAATTTTATTATTGTGGATGCGGCAATGAATGACTTGATAAGGCCGGCCCTTTATGAAGCGTATCACGAAATCCTGCCGTTGGTAAGATTTCAAGGTGGAAAGCCAAAAGCCAAAAGTCAAAAGTTTGATGTGGTCGGCCCTATTTGCGAGAGCGGGGATTATTTTGCCAAAGGCCGCCTATTGCCACAAATTAAAGAGGGCGATTATTTGGCGATTATGAGCGCCGGCGCCTATGGTTTTAGCATGTCCAGCAATTATAATTCCCGCTGCCGCGCCCAAGAAGTAATGGTAGTCGGCAAAAAAGATTTTGTGATTAGAAATAGAGAGATTCGCGAGGATCTAATACGTAACGAGAAAATCCCGCAGTTCTTAAGGCGAAAATGA
- the dapF gene encoding diaminopimelate epimerase has protein sequence MRKIKFTKMVASGNDFVVVDKLKAYSLKLKAFSKSICDRKYGAGADGLLILSQLVLSHGKRSASCGMRIFNADGSEAQMCGNGARCAALYFSCQLSAVSCQQKIKIETKAGDIHSLVNGNNVKIKLTDPKGLRLNIPIKLNGRTLKVNFINTGVPHAVIFVEGLDKIDVDNLGRAIRYHQVFKPQGANVNFVEVLNNTSIRIRTYERGVEGETLACGTGSVASGLLTAYNLPLTANIINVHTRGGQILKVDFQKSGDGFKDVWLEGKAKIVYQGEYYV, from the coding sequence ATGAGAAAAATAAAATTTACAAAAATGGTCGCATCTGGTAATGATTTTGTCGTTGTTGATAAGCTTAAAGCTTATAGCTTAAAGCTTAAAGCTTTTTCTAAATCTATTTGTGACAGAAAATATGGAGCTGGGGCTGATGGGCTGCTAATTTTGTCACAGCTTGTATTATCTCATGGCAAGCGTTCCGCTTCCTGCGGTATGCGTATTTTTAATGCCGATGGCTCTGAAGCCCAGATGTGCGGCAATGGGGCTAGGTGCGCGGCGTTGTATTTCAGCTGTCAGCTGTCAGCTGTCAGCTGTCAGCAAAAGATAAAAATAGAAACCAAAGCAGGGGATATACATTCTTTAGTAAACGGTAATAATGTAAAGATTAAATTAACTGATCCCAAAGGTTTAAGATTAAACATTCCAATTAAGCTTAATGGCAGAACGCTTAAGGTTAATTTTATTAATACCGGGGTCCCGCATGCGGTTATTTTTGTGGAGGGCCTTGATAAAATTGACGTGGATAATTTAGGCAGAGCTATTCGTTATCATCAGGTTTTCAAGCCGCAAGGCGCGAATGTAAATTTTGTGGAAGTTTTGAATAATACTTCTATCAGGATAAGGACTTATGAAAGAGGCGTAGAGGGCGAAACTTTAGCCTGCGGTACCGGCTCTGTTGCTTCGGGTTTGCTTACCGCTTACAACTTACCGCTTACAGCTAATATTATAAATGTCCACACCCGGGGCGGCCAGATATTAAAAGTTGATTTTCAAAAATCAGGCGATGGTTTCAAGGATGTCTGGTTAGAGGGCAAAGCAAAAATTGTATACCAAGGAGAATACTATGTTTAG
- the dapA gene encoding 4-hydroxy-tetrahydrodipicolinate synthase: MFRGSIVAMVTPFKDEKIDEKRFRSLIDFQIENGTSGIVPCGTTGESATLSVKEHQRLIELAIEQVNKRVPVIAGTGSNSTDEAITLTKHAFHAGADASLQVAPYYNRPTQTGLYQHFKKIAQAVDIPIIVYNIASRTGVNIEPETIAKLASECKNIVGVKEASGNLEQMSRILSLTPAGFILLSGDDALTLPVLSIAGAGVISVVANIVPKDVSRLVNVFEDGDIQKAQDMHYKLFPLVKAMFIETNPIPVKTAMGLLKMCSPELRLPMSEMLPDNVEKLKKALKNYGLL; encoded by the coding sequence ATGTTTAGAGGATCAATTGTGGCTATGGTCACGCCATTTAAAGACGAAAAAATTGACGAGAAGAGATTCAGAAGTTTAATTGATTTTCAGATTGAAAACGGCACTTCCGGCATCGTCCCCTGCGGCACTACAGGTGAATCCGCGACATTGTCGGTTAAAGAGCACCAGCGTTTGATTGAATTGGCCATAGAGCAGGTGAATAAGCGCGTGCCGGTAATTGCCGGTACAGGTTCCAACTCTACGGATGAGGCGATCACTTTAACGAAGCACGCTTTTCATGCGGGCGCAGATGCTTCTTTGCAGGTAGCTCCGTATTATAACCGCCCTACCCAGACCGGGTTATACCAGCATTTTAAGAAAATAGCCCAAGCAGTAGATATCCCGATCATTGTTTATAATATTGCTTCCCGCACAGGGGTTAATATCGAGCCGGAAACTATCGCGAAGCTGGCCTCTGAATGTAAGAATATTGTAGGAGTGAAAGAGGCATCCGGAAATCTTGAGCAGATGTCTCGTATCTTAAGTCTTACTCCAGCAGGATTTATTCTTCTTTCAGGAGATGATGCGCTCACACTTCCTGTTTTAAGCATCGCAGGAGCAGGGGTAATTTCTGTGGTGGCTAATATTGTTCCAAAAGATGTTTCCAGGCTGGTAAATGTCTTTGAAGATGGCGACATCCAAAAGGCGCAAGATATGCATTACAAACTTTTTCCGCTTGTCAAAGCTATGTTTATTGAAACAAATCCTATACCGGTTAAAACCGCGATGGGCCTGTTAAAGATGTGTTCACCGGAACTTCGTCTTCCGATGTCAGAAATGCTTCCTGACAATGTAGAGAAACTTAAGAAGGCGTTGAAAAATTACGGGTTATTATAA